Proteins encoded in a region of the Candidatus Cloacimonadota bacterium genome:
- the rnr gene encoding ribonuclease R, with protein sequence MTNKDKSEVILNFLHKNANKEFTIRKLARIFRIKKRNYSNFKKSILQLTKNAKIRRKGKKYYSTPVYNTIEGTFDASALAKNYPFAFVRTDKEDIKIYLEDCLNAYHNDIVELVVTKRNHRRVTGKILKIIKRKNETIVGNSYKLNDKSFVIPDNQKIDNHIKLIDLSTSQNEFLEKKVIVHITDWGNRKRNIYPKGKVTEILGNANDPNIDFLSVLNQYNLPGEFKSRYIGTDESLKLQEFIDKVEIRRRKNFVDITTFTIDPITAKDFDDAISLEEIETGYKLYVHISDVSHYVKVESPIFKEAFKRGTSVYLLQKVIPMLPSNMSNNICSLQPSKDRLAISVTIEYDKNFNQIKGEIYPSIIRSDARLNYQQVDKLFEGSDFSPQRLKGTKKNYNKSKSHSSCLSALVANSEIAPKIKEVLLKMRPLAKHLTELRYARGGLDFDLPDSEFEFDENGSPINILRTRETESHLLIEEFMLAANQYIAELIARKCNSAIFRIHEKPDPDKMGEFALIVKSYNYSLNFTQKNQNLALKQFLNSIKNENHHRVFDNLLLRSLMKAKYSYRNIGHFGLALKSYTHFTSPIRRFPDLVVHHLLKQNVFGWSSTRFSLSDIKSFAQKSSEMELVATNAERTLGKLKKNRFMKDNIGKDFKALIVNFNNKNIFIELDKYPIEGFIPLSSITDDYYQFNSNKYCIIGKRKKRGFFLCQQIQVKVKKVEHEIEFKLIQ encoded by the coding sequence ATGACTAACAAAGACAAGTCTGAAGTGATTCTTAATTTCCTTCATAAGAATGCAAACAAAGAATTCACAATTAGAAAATTGGCGAGAATATTCAGAATTAAAAAACGAAATTATTCAAACTTTAAAAAGAGTATACTTCAACTAACAAAGAATGCCAAAATTCGCAGAAAAGGCAAAAAGTATTACTCTACACCTGTTTACAATACAATTGAAGGCACTTTTGATGCGTCAGCTCTTGCAAAAAACTATCCTTTTGCCTTTGTAAGAACTGATAAAGAAGACATTAAAATATACCTTGAGGATTGTCTAAATGCCTATCACAATGATATTGTTGAATTGGTTGTTACAAAGCGCAATCATCGTCGAGTAACTGGAAAAATCCTGAAGATTATAAAGAGAAAAAATGAAACGATAGTTGGAAATTCATATAAATTAAATGATAAATCATTTGTAATTCCTGATAATCAAAAAATAGATAACCATATTAAATTAATTGATTTATCAACAAGTCAAAATGAATTTTTAGAAAAAAAGGTTATCGTTCATATAACAGATTGGGGAAATAGAAAAAGAAACATATATCCAAAAGGTAAAGTAACTGAGATATTAGGGAATGCAAACGACCCAAATATTGATTTTTTATCCGTATTAAACCAATACAATCTTCCAGGAGAGTTCAAGTCCCGATATATCGGGACGGATGAATCACTGAAGTTGCAGGAATTTATTGACAAAGTGGAAATTAGAAGAAGAAAAAACTTTGTAGATATAACAACATTTACAATTGACCCTATAACAGCAAAAGATTTTGATGATGCAATTTCCTTAGAAGAAATAGAAACTGGATATAAACTTTATGTTCACATTTCTGATGTTTCTCATTATGTTAAAGTTGAATCCCCTATCTTTAAAGAAGCATTTAAAAGAGGCACAAGTGTTTACTTACTTCAAAAAGTGATACCAATGCTCCCATCAAATATGAGCAATAATATCTGCAGTTTGCAACCTAGCAAGGATAGACTCGCTATTTCTGTAACAATAGAATATGATAAAAACTTTAACCAAATTAAAGGGGAAATTTATCCTTCTATAATTCGTAGTGATGCCCGACTTAATTATCAGCAAGTAGATAAACTTTTTGAAGGCAGTGATTTTTCGCCACAAAGACTCAAAGGCACTAAGAAAAATTATAACAAAAGCAAAAGTCATTCTTCGTGCCTTAGTGCCTTAGTGGCTAACTCTGAAATTGCGCCAAAAATCAAAGAAGTCTTATTAAAAATGCGACCTCTGGCAAAGCATTTGACAGAATTGAGATATGCAAGAGGAGGACTGGATTTTGACCTGCCGGATTCTGAATTTGAATTTGATGAAAATGGAAGTCCGATAAATATTTTACGAACCAGAGAGACAGAGAGCCATCTGCTTATTGAAGAATTTATGCTTGCAGCAAATCAATATATCGCAGAATTAATTGCAAGAAAGTGTAATTCCGCAATATTTCGCATTCATGAGAAACCTGACCCTGACAAAATGGGCGAGTTCGCTTTGATAGTAAAATCATACAACTATAGCTTAAATTTTACTCAAAAAAATCAAAATTTAGCACTGAAACAGTTTTTGAATTCTATCAAAAATGAAAATCATCATAGAGTTTTTGACAATTTGCTTTTACGAAGCCTTATGAAGGCAAAATATTCTTATAGAAATATTGGACACTTTGGGCTGGCTCTAAAATCTTACACCCATTTCACCTCCCCTATTAGAAGATTTCCTGATCTTGTTGTTCATCATCTTCTTAAACAAAATGTTTTTGGCTGGTCATCCACCAGATTTTCTCTCTCAGATATAAAGTCATTTGCACAAAAATCGTCAGAAATGGAACTGGTAGCAACGAATGCGGAAAGAACTTTAGGAAAATTGAAGAAAAATCGGTTTATGAAAGATAATATTGGAAAAGATTTCAAAGCTTTAATTGTAAATTTCAATAATAAAAATATCTTTATTGAATTGGACAAATACCCAATTGAAGGCTTTATTCCCCTATCTTCTATCACTGATGATTATTATCAATTTAATAGCAATAAATATTGCATAATCGGAAAAAGAAAGAAACGCGGGTTCTTTTTATGCCAGCAAATCCAAGTAAAAGTCAAAAAGGTAGAACACGAAATTGAATTTAAACTCATTCAATAA
- a CDS encoding DUF4175 family protein codes for MNPYKKKLNSIRMKYFLTKVVENLSLLLSTIVILFISSSFLINLFQNNYATLKIIVITFKSLSLPVILFCIINTIRNYHSLKYIAQRISNIYPEHNEVIFSSLELEKVTTDSHYSDEIINANINLANKIANEIDFKKVFQTEKPFQLIKIFSFVLGIFLISFFINKDAFYTSYFAITNMEEFAPKYDSKIYVKPGNIILLKGSNQKIQIENYYPELNYTLNYEQNLRWKSIDLQKNSYIFYNIDDSIRYYIQNDFAKSDSFIINILEKPTIKKLTVDYSFPAYSKLSNKVEDESSGNIIALKGTKIKFNLLVNNNLLDYRIVFSDGQTIKLKKIDDFQYSAIFTITKSLSYHFYLEDILHNKNQQIEHTIYAEEDFPPKVEIISPAEDKILAQKLKEDIEFISSDDFGISELQISFKKNNEEYTFRPIRKDINETNMKGTYTFDVSDQNLLPGDVICYYLIVYDNCTIPERQSAKSKIYLLKFPSIEELYEEIQKEQEDKYDNLSENLEQAQKTKEKFDKLRRKFLKTEEFNWEEKEDLKSILKKQKEFAKKAEQTAEDYKKFIEQIEKNKAVSEETLEKMKQIQEIMQEIATPELEQAMQKIQESMKKITPEQMKKALNNFKFSQEEFLKKLEETLNLLKSIKLEQDMQKCLQQAEELEKLQKELNKKTDEKVEENKNLSDLADEQKDISEKYNNLKINLDELIAQLKKNKESRTAEELQKALEQMKKDKLSDNLENATQQMQNNKPMGLCSNQNRIQQSFSQLKQSIQMAQCMMQSTMQEKFQSLIEKALFELIYFSEKQEKILDNKYTAYDILDIEVAMYEGIKNSINQLYSMPLIMLTISPKFPAHTAETFNRFEQMFEQIKDRRNYNVQKDKQDIYVSINRMIIDLLQSKNQMPQGGGGGMQQLLQQLQQMSAGQSSINLLTQALFEQMLTQQGQKLTSEQRNMLNRIAANENQIKENLERILRDFPEAEKLLGNLENVEEELKEVVKKLNKGIIDKELVEQQQRILSRLLDAQRSIHRRDYSKKRESKTPEEQEYKTDISGLKIDTAHFHVKDILKFINENYPEEYHHLIKEYLERIQNE; via the coding sequence ATGAATCCTTATAAAAAGAAACTTAATTCAATACGAATGAAATACTTTTTGACAAAAGTAGTAGAGAATCTCTCTCTTCTTTTATCAACAATTGTCATTCTATTTATTTCATCAAGTTTTCTTATAAACCTATTCCAAAATAATTATGCTACCCTAAAAATAATTGTAATTACATTCAAGTCACTTTCTTTACCGGTAATCTTATTTTGCATTATTAATACTATTCGTAATTATCATTCTTTAAAATATATAGCCCAAAGAATATCAAATATTTACCCTGAACACAATGAAGTAATTTTCTCAAGTTTGGAATTAGAGAAAGTAACGACTGATTCACATTATTCCGATGAAATCATCAATGCTAATATTAATTTAGCGAATAAAATTGCAAATGAAATTGATTTTAAAAAGGTATTTCAAACTGAAAAACCTTTTCAATTGATTAAGATTTTTTCATTTGTTCTTGGAATATTTCTAATTTCTTTTTTTATTAATAAAGATGCCTTTTATACTTCCTACTTTGCAATAACTAATATGGAAGAATTTGCTCCCAAATATGACTCAAAAATTTATGTAAAACCAGGTAATATAATCTTACTAAAAGGGAGTAATCAAAAAATTCAAATTGAAAATTATTATCCTGAACTAAATTACACTTTAAATTATGAACAAAATCTCAGATGGAAATCCATTGATTTACAGAAAAATTCCTACATATTTTATAATATTGATGATAGCATAAGGTATTATATTCAAAACGATTTCGCGAAATCTGATTCTTTCATAATAAATATATTAGAAAAGCCAACAATAAAAAAATTAACGGTTGATTACTCATTCCCTGCATATTCAAAACTTTCTAATAAGGTTGAGGATGAGTCTTCTGGAAATATAATTGCATTAAAAGGGACTAAAATCAAATTTAATCTTTTAGTGAATAACAATCTTCTTGACTATCGTATTGTATTTTCTGATGGTCAAACAATAAAATTAAAAAAGATTGATGATTTTCAATACTCAGCCATATTTACTATCACTAAAAGTTTATCATACCACTTCTATTTAGAAGATATTTTACATAACAAAAATCAACAAATTGAGCATACAATCTATGCAGAAGAGGATTTTCCACCAAAAGTTGAAATAATTTCCCCGGCTGAAGATAAGATTTTAGCTCAGAAGCTAAAAGAAGATATTGAATTTATCTCATCTGACGACTTTGGAATAAGTGAATTACAAATTTCTTTCAAAAAAAATAATGAGGAATATACTTTTAGGCCAATTAGAAAAGATATTAATGAAACTAATATGAAAGGTACTTACACTTTTGATGTAAGTGACCAAAATCTTTTGCCTGGCGATGTAATATGCTATTATTTAATCGTATATGATAATTGCACAATTCCAGAAAGACAAAGTGCTAAATCAAAAATTTACTTGCTAAAATTTCCATCTATAGAAGAATTGTACGAAGAAATTCAGAAAGAGCAAGAAGATAAATATGATAATTTATCAGAAAATCTTGAACAAGCACAAAAAACAAAAGAGAAGTTTGATAAACTAAGACGCAAATTTCTTAAAACCGAGGAGTTCAATTGGGAAGAAAAAGAGGATTTAAAATCTATACTAAAAAAACAGAAAGAATTTGCTAAAAAGGCAGAGCAAACCGCTGAAGATTATAAAAAGTTTATTGAACAAATTGAAAAGAATAAAGCAGTATCCGAAGAGACACTTGAAAAAATGAAGCAAATTCAAGAAATAATGCAAGAGATAGCTACACCTGAACTTGAACAAGCAATGCAGAAAATTCAAGAATCTATGAAAAAAATTACTCCGGAACAGATGAAAAAAGCATTAAATAATTTTAAGTTTTCTCAAGAAGAATTCTTAAAAAAGTTAGAAGAAACTCTGAATCTTTTGAAGAGCATAAAATTAGAACAAGATATGCAAAAATGCTTACAGCAAGCAGAAGAGCTGGAAAAATTGCAGAAGGAGTTAAATAAGAAGACAGATGAAAAGGTAGAGGAGAATAAGAATTTAAGCGATTTGGCTGATGAACAAAAAGATATTTCCGAAAAATATAACAATCTTAAAATAAATCTTGATGAACTAATTGCGCAACTTAAAAAAAACAAAGAATCCAGGACAGCTGAGGAATTGCAAAAGGCTCTTGAGCAGATGAAAAAAGACAAACTGTCAGACAATCTTGAAAACGCTACACAACAAATGCAAAATAATAAGCCTATGGGTCTATGCTCAAATCAAAACCGTATACAACAAAGTTTTTCTCAATTAAAACAATCAATCCAAATGGCACAATGTATGATGCAATCAACAATGCAAGAAAAATTCCAATCGTTAATTGAAAAGGCTCTTTTTGAACTAATTTACTTCTCGGAAAAACAAGAGAAAATCCTTGATAATAAATATACTGCTTACGATATTTTAGATATTGAAGTTGCAATGTATGAAGGAATAAAAAATTCAATTAATCAGCTTTACAGTATGCCACTGATAATGCTTACTATAAGTCCAAAATTCCCTGCCCATACCGCTGAAACTTTTAATAGATTTGAACAAATGTTTGAACAAATAAAAGATAGGCGTAACTATAATGTTCAAAAGGATAAACAGGATATTTATGTTTCAATTAATAGAATGATAATTGACCTTTTGCAATCTAAGAATCAGATGCCGCAAGGTGGGGGAGGAGGCATGCAACAATTGCTTCAGCAACTCCAGCAGATGTCTGCGGGACAGAGTTCTATTAATCTGTTAACTCAAGCACTTTTTGAACAGATGCTGACTCAACAGGGTCAGAAATTGACTTCTGAGCAAAGAAATATGTTAAATAGAATTGCAGCAAATGAAAACCAGATCAAAGAAAACTTAGAAAGAATTCTGCGAGATTTTCCTGAAGCTGAAAAACTGTTAGGTAATCTTGAAAATGTTGAAGAAGAACTAAAAGAAGTTGTAAAAAAACTTAATAAGGGTATCATTGATAAAGAATTAGTTGAACAACAGCAGCGAATTCTCTCTAGACTATTAGATGCTCAAAGGTCTATTCATCGCAGAGATTATAGCAAAAAGAGAGAATCTAAAACACCCGAAGAACAGGAATATAAAACCGATATATCGGGACTCAAAATTGATACTGCACATTTCCATGTTAAAGATATTTTAAAATTTATTAATGAAAATTATCCTGAAGAATATCACCATTTAATTAAAGAATATTTAGAAAGAATTCAAAATGAATAA
- a CDS encoding carboxymuconolactone decarboxylase family protein, with product MKDALRDFNEGIKELSKYNKNEVMKFNEFINSVLSPGVLDVKTKELIAIGTAITARCRYCIGLHVEKAYKAGAKTEEILEASTVAILMGGGPAFTYIADLKKAIDLFSV from the coding sequence ATGAAGGATGCTCTGCGTGACTTCAATGAAGGCATTAAAGAATTATCAAAGTATAATAAGAATGAGGTGATGAAATTTAATGAATTCATTAACTCTGTTCTATCCCCTGGTGTACTTGATGTTAAAACTAAAGAATTGATAGCAATAGGAACTGCCATAACTGCAAGATGTAGATATTGTATTGGTTTACATGTTGAAAAGGCATATAAGGCAGGTGCAAAAACAGAGGAAATATTGGAAGCTTCAACAGTTGCAATTCTTATGGGTGGCGGTCCTGCTTTTACATATATTGCAGATTTGAAAAAAGCTATTGACCTATTTTCCGTCTAG
- a CDS encoding DUF1732 domain-containing protein gives MKSMTGFGSEELNKDGLNLKITARSLNDKYLNIRCKTPPDFPEYVSYKIERMIPKLLSRGTIYITLFRINKKEKLPEMLLKEDLLKQYFDFINEVSKKYAIKTNITISDIFNFEKLYQSPIEEYDSEEFLELVLKLVKKAVNKLIEVRQKEGEDLEEFFIKSINQIEVSLSAIELSFPDYLQELKLKTKSNIEEILKNYLKKIDEEKIISEIKYLCEKLDITEEIVRFRSHLNKFRELISIKDKPIGFSLIFVIQEMQREISTISAKYNNISVFPEILKIKEETEKCKEQALNVE, from the coding sequence ATGAAAAGCATGACTGGTTTCGGTAGCGAGGAACTAAACAAAGATGGCTTAAATTTAAAAATCACTGCAAGGTCTCTAAATGATAAATATCTAAATATAAGGTGTAAAACACCACCAGATTTTCCTGAATATGTATCATATAAGATTGAAAGGATGATTCCAAAACTCCTTAGTAGAGGAACAATTTATATTACATTATTTAGGATTAATAAAAAGGAAAAACTTCCGGAAATGTTACTAAAGGAGGATTTACTAAAACAGTATTTTGATTTTATTAATGAGGTCTCAAAAAAATATGCGATAAAAACAAATATTACAATCTCAGATATCTTTAATTTTGAGAAATTATACCAATCCCCTATTGAAGAATATGATTCAGAAGAGTTTTTGGAATTAGTCCTTAAATTGGTCAAAAAAGCTGTTAATAAACTTATAGAAGTTAGACAAAAAGAGGGCGAGGACCTGGAAGAATTTTTCATAAAATCAATTAATCAAATTGAAGTATCCTTATCAGCAATTGAGTTATCATTTCCAGATTATTTGCAAGAACTAAAGTTGAAAACAAAAAGCAATATTGAAGAAATTCTCAAAAACTATCTAAAAAAGATTGATGAGGAAAAAATTATTTCTGAAATTAAATACCTTTGCGAAAAATTAGATATAACTGAAGAAATTGTACGATTTAGAAGTCATCTAAATAAATTTCGTGAATTAATTTCTATAAAGGATAAGCCTATAGGATTTTCATTGATTTTTGTAATACAAGAGATGCAACGAGAGATTTCAACAATTTCGGCAAAGTATAACAACATTTCCGTCTTTCCAGAGATTTTAAAGATAAAAGAAGAAACTGAAAAATGTAAGGAACAAGCATTAAATGTTGAGTAG
- a CDS encoding lamin tail domain-containing protein: MKKIALIVIILTLVCISLSARQVKEGSEPSTKMLDIFKIHDIGAFQLRTSNYGCLGSGDDVVPQWPSLEFPKGSGIDYLYIGALWFGASKQRRNEYGQILYWQNPEHEETGTTNMGFGRVIDTLTTVGFDGDADMYELLPAYNPLEENALGAQYYQYNSSDSTLKFYYSDGIPNYDDDEDGLIDEDPIGMIGFPYDPDSIFCFTMPYDDDGDSLVDEDGGYYGAENIMSYSYDYSPFGTPGTRWWGGWNFGQGHTPLNIAVKQESFCWNGYKIEKLALLKTTIYNMNELDTLFDYTLGYFFDCDIGPQSWSSSARSTEDVSTYYLGDEYEFPYSYDYDGDGGLTEGYAAAKIFSPQLYANYACWTWEVGDGPYDESPARDRNEKYWLMTDRNPNEDKYISLRDYPNAQVNDPCDTRFLYAYYGDMNGFIAPTDSSLNIAPGDSAVIYSTIFLGDNFDELTEIADILQQFHDSNFDLAFLNNYYSDLFFSEYIEGSSQNKALEIYNDTGSEVALSNYRIAQAVNGNGWEYWHTFPASAFLPQGDVWVITTDEADTNLQNVADEILSYPSVVHFNGNDARGLEKTTDGGQTWELIDVIGIPDENPGDGWDVAGIPNATQNHTLVRKDSVFKGNIDWTVSAGTNSDNSEWIVYPEDTFEYLGFHGEGGIPPTTFVNTTQGTIDSCRVGAGIHFKFSASPFAAYYKYRLVYYERVGTDSFCVEWNEDTILDSTEWYFTEDYENPDEVILRADYPGGNPFGKPFLQVNEFNEVTQLQVKAVNYAGMEDPNYAKMTFFVRGHFKPETCPFMSSWQEWPSAYYDVILGDIRLNITPHIYILGENTYLTYLSTYQEEIPYEIVSGECHYANRFYMDINEDLSAIWSDDIKIYLKWSYLGEYEFSISNWRIYYAEHTYSYDESLPYYQYQRYFCDIEFMDIQLDGSADGIPPIGTVIIDDITGEEWMRVPISEEQACTLTNLPSGSHILKVRAVDLQGALDPTPEMLEFTLHEKVEQNEKEGVLIVDDTKATPLFAVEDSVDIFYDNLLEDCPHQVTTFDLNEEPFHNIADLNIDIRNDNLAPYFAPSDIQEYKLILWHSNNPREFYNDIAKVHLIQHYDLLSFYLNSGGNLVFTGCAKVCDPYYAKTNFLQDYAGLADTLSALNTDDIVWGNPSVNNSPMGGASGSGSFEGIEIDSLNVVYSLAGYPFPQYFGPTPLGAIGSVTFLNIVNAEEIFTCIPGPNFPDPEPYDGAPVGSKYIKIPGVNGLVYILGFPLFYFQVDQGKLFLNKVFDEIDSLWSIDDEGPYTYNSNQLFQNYPNPMRGSTTISFSIHQRDIKDAEIKIYNIKGQLIKTLECINRVNAKDTNSLHSIFWNGKDKNNKPVSSGIYFYRLETENYQSSVKKLLLLR; this comes from the coding sequence ATGAAAAAAATAGCATTAATTGTAATAATACTAACTTTGGTGTGTATATCTTTATCAGCCAGACAGGTAAAAGAAGGTAGTGAACCATCAACAAAAATGCTGGACATATTTAAGATTCACGATATAGGAGCATTTCAACTTCGTACTTCAAATTATGGTTGTTTGGGTTCTGGAGATGATGTTGTCCCGCAATGGCCATCCCTTGAGTTTCCTAAAGGCTCTGGAATTGACTATCTATATATTGGCGCACTATGGTTTGGAGCCTCAAAGCAAAGAAGAAACGAATATGGACAGATACTTTACTGGCAGAATCCAGAGCATGAAGAAACTGGCACAACAAATATGGGATTTGGACGAGTTATTGATACCTTAACCACAGTAGGATTTGATGGAGATGCTGATATGTATGAATTACTACCTGCTTATAATCCTCTGGAAGAAAACGCACTTGGAGCTCAATATTATCAATACAATTCTTCTGACAGTACGCTTAAGTTTTATTACTCTGATGGTATTCCAAACTATGACGATGATGAAGATGGTCTAATTGATGAAGACCCAATAGGAATGATTGGTTTTCCTTATGACCCGGATAGCATCTTTTGTTTCACAATGCCTTACGACGATGACGGAGACAGTCTTGTAGATGAAGACGGCGGATACTATGGTGCAGAAAATATTATGTCCTATTCTTACGATTACAGCCCATTTGGTACGCCAGGAACAAGATGGTGGGGTGGGTGGAATTTTGGACAAGGTCATACTCCACTTAATATAGCAGTAAAGCAAGAGTCATTCTGTTGGAATGGATATAAAATTGAGAAACTTGCATTACTTAAAACTACTATTTATAATATGAATGAACTGGATACACTCTTTGATTATACTTTAGGATATTTTTTTGACTGTGATATTGGACCACAATCTTGGTCTTCCTCTGCTCGTTCAACTGAAGATGTAAGTACTTATTATCTTGGTGATGAATATGAATTTCCGTATAGTTATGATTATGACGGAGATGGGGGGCTTACGGAAGGATATGCTGCAGCAAAAATATTTTCACCTCAGCTTTATGCAAATTATGCCTGTTGGACCTGGGAAGTAGGTGATGGACCTTATGATGAATCTCCGGCTAGAGACCGCAACGAAAAATACTGGCTAATGACAGATAGAAATCCTAATGAAGATAAGTACATTTCACTAAGAGATTATCCCAATGCACAGGTTAATGACCCTTGTGATACACGATTTCTTTATGCATATTATGGTGATATGAATGGCTTTATTGCACCCACAGACTCAAGCTTGAATATAGCACCCGGTGATTCAGCTGTTATATATTCAACAATTTTCCTTGGTGATAACTTTGATGAATTAACAGAAATTGCTGATATTCTTCAGCAATTCCACGATTCTAATTTTGACCTTGCATTTTTAAATAATTATTACTCAGACCTTTTCTTTTCTGAATATATAGAAGGAAGCTCTCAAAACAAAGCATTGGAAATCTATAATGATACCGGCTCTGAAGTGGCTCTTTCAAATTATAGAATAGCTCAGGCTGTTAATGGCAATGGATGGGAATATTGGCATACTTTTCCTGCTTCGGCATTTTTACCTCAAGGAGATGTGTGGGTAATAACAACCGATGAAGCAGATACGAATTTGCAAAATGTAGCAGATGAAATTCTTTCTTATCCAAGTGTTGTACATTTCAATGGAAATGATGCAAGGGGATTAGAAAAAACAACTGATGGTGGTCAAACCTGGGAACTTATAGATGTCATTGGGATTCCTGATGAAAATCCTGGTGATGGATGGGATGTTGCAGGAATACCTAATGCAACCCAAAATCATACATTAGTAAGAAAGGATTCTGTGTTCAAGGGAAATATTGACTGGACAGTTTCTGCTGGAACCAATTCTGATAACTCGGAATGGATAGTTTATCCAGAGGATACTTTTGAATATCTTGGTTTTCATGGTGAAGGCGGCATACCGCCTACCACATTTGTAAATACTACACAAGGAACTATTGATTCCTGTCGAGTGGGTGCAGGAATTCATTTTAAGTTTTCCGCATCTCCTTTTGCTGCATATTATAAATATCGCCTTGTTTATTATGAAAGAGTTGGAACAGATTCCTTTTGTGTAGAATGGAATGAAGATACCATATTGGATAGTACGGAATGGTATTTTACGGAAGATTATGAAAATCCTGATGAGGTTATATTAAGGGCAGACTATCCTGGTGGAAATCCTTTTGGAAAACCATTTTTACAAGTAAATGAATTTAACGAAGTAACACAACTACAGGTAAAAGCAGTTAATTATGCTGGGATGGAAGACCCTAATTATGCAAAAATGACCTTCTTTGTAAGAGGTCATTTTAAACCTGAAACTTGTCCTTTTATGAGTTCTTGGCAGGAATGGCCAAGCGCATATTATGATGTTATATTAGGTGATATTCGTTTAAATATTACTCCACATATTTATATTCTTGGCGAAAATACTTATTTGACATACTTATCAACCTATCAGGAAGAGATACCATATGAGATTGTGTCTGGAGAGTGTCACTATGCAAATAGGTTTTATATGGATATAAATGAAGACCTTTCTGCAATCTGGTCTGATGATATAAAAATATATCTGAAATGGAGTTATTTAGGAGAATATGAATTTAGTATTTCAAATTGGAGAATATATTATGCAGAACATACATATTCTTATGATGAAAGTTTACCCTATTATCAGTATCAACGTTATTTTTGTGATATAGAATTTATGGATATTCAATTAGATGGGAGTGCAGATGGTATTCCTCCAATTGGAACTGTAATTATTGATGATATTACTGGCGAGGAGTGGATGAGAGTTCCAATTAGTGAGGAACAAGCCTGTACATTGACTAATTTACCATCAGGCTCACATATACTTAAAGTGCGAGCTGTGGATTTACAGGGAGCACTTGACCCAACCCCAGAGATGCTTGAATTTACTCTCCATGAAAAAGTTGAACAAAATGAAAAAGAAGGTGTGCTTATCGTAGATGATACAAAAGCAACTCCGTTATTTGCTGTAGAAGATTCTGTGGATATATTCTATGATAATCTACTTGAGGATTGCCCTCACCAAGTTACTACCTTTGATCTAAATGAAGAGCCATTTCATAATATCGCTGATTTAAATATAGATATTAGGAATGATAACCTCGCACCTTACTTTGCACCATCTGATATTCAGGAATATAAACTAATTCTGTGGCATTCAAATAATCCAAGAGAATTTTATAATGATATAGCCAAAGTTCATCTTATACAACACTATGATTTATTAAGTTTCTATCTCAATAGCGGCGGCAATCTTGTATTTACGGGGTGTGCAAAAGTTTGTGACCCTTATTATGCAAAGACTAATTTCCTACAAGATTATGCTGGATTAGCAGATACTTTATCTGCTTTAAACACCGATGATATTGTTTGGGGTAATCCAAGTGTAAACAATTCTCCAATGGGTGGAGCAAGTGGTTCCGGCTCCTTTGAAGGCATTGAAATTGATTCTCTTAATGTAGTTTATTCATTAGCAGGATATCCGTTCCCTCAGTATTTTGGTCCTACTCCACTTGGTGCTATCGGTAGTGTTACATTCCTGAATATTGTTAATGCTGAAGAAATTTTTACCTGTATTCCTGGACCTAATTTCCCTGATCCCGAACCTTACGATGGTGCTCCAGTTGGTTCAAAATATATCAAAATACCTGGAGTAAATGGTTTAGTCTATATTCTCGGTTTCCCACTTTTCTACTTCCAGGTTGATCAAGGAAAATTGTTCCTGAATAAGGTCTTTGATGAAATTGATTCCTTATGGTCAATTGATGATGAAGGTCCATATACTTACAACTCAAATCAATTATTCCAAAATTATCCTAATCCAATGAGAGGTTCAACCACAATTTCTTTTTCAATTCATCAAAGAGATATAAAGGACGCAGAGATAAAAATATACAACATTAAAGGGCAATTGATAAAAACTTTGGAGTGCATTAACCGTGTTAATGCAAAAGATACAAACTCCCTTCATTCCATATTCTGGAATGGAAAGGACAAGAACAACAAACCTGTTTCATCAGGTATTTACTTCTATAGATTGGAAACAGAAAATTACCAATCTTCTGTTAAGAAGTTACTCCTTTTGCGATAG